The segment GCCTTTGAGTTTCCCAATTGGAATGGGTTATGATTTTCAGGGGATTTATAATATTTGGGAACAGAACATTAATTTGTTTAGTGGTGATAGCCGCAAAAATATCGAAGATACCATTGCATTCTCTGATATTGAAAGTCCGGAACTGGAAAAAATTATTGGTGAAAAACCAGCGGTTAAACTGCGTGACGAACTGGAATTGATTTCAGAAGTGTATCCGGCATTTGACAGAGAGCAATACCTTGCCGGAAATTTGCAACCTGTATTTTTTGGTTCCGCTTTGAATAATTTTGGCGTTAGGGAATTGCTGGATTGCTTTGTTGAAATTGCTCCGGCACCGAGACCAAAGGAATCTGAAACACGTTTGGTGAAACCTGAAGAACAAAAGATGGCTGGCTTTGTGTTTAAAATCCATGCTAATATGGACCCTAAACATAGAGACAGATTGGCTTTCGTAAAAATTGTTTCTGGAACTTTTGAACGAAACAAACCCTATTTACATGTTCGTCAGGGAAAAAATTTAAAGTTCTCTAGCCCAAATGCTTTCTTTGCTGAGAAAAAAGAAATTGTCGACATCTCGTATCCGGGAGACATTGTAGGTTTACATGATACCGGGAATTTTAAAATTGGCGACACCTTAACCGAAGGTGAAATAATGAGTTTCAAAGGAATTCCGAGTTTTTCACCGGAACATTTTAGATACATCAATAATGCTGACCCATTAAAGGCAAAACAACTGGACAAAGGAATTGACCAGTTAATGGATGAAGGAGTAGCGCAATTGTTCACCTTGGAAATGAATAACAGAAAAGTAATTGGAACAGTTGGTGCGCTTCAATACGAAGTTATTCAATACCGATTGGAACATGAATATGGTGCTAAATGTAGTTATGAAACTTTTCCGGTACACAAAGCGTGTTGGGTAAAACCCGATGACCCAAAAGGTGAAGAATTTAAAGAGTTCAAAAGGATTAAGCAAAAATTCTTAGCTCATGATAAATATGGTCAATTAGTGTTTTTAGCGGATTCTGAATTCACCATACAGATGACCCAAAGCAAATTTCCATCTGTAAAATTATTCTTCACTTCTGAATTTGATTAATTAACTTTAATATAGCATTTAATTTTTTTACTTTTAAAAATGATTACTATATTTACAACTTGTTTATAAAATGTCTATGAAAAAGCTTTTGAAATTATATTTATTGTCGTTTATCTTATTGTCTGATTTTGTCGCTTTTGCACAACCTGGTGATGATGATGGTGGCGGTGGCGGTGGACTTGAAGGTGGTGACCCACAACCAGCACCTATAAATGGAAAATTAATACTATTAGCAATTGCTGGTGTTTTATTTGTAATTTACACCTTCAGAAAAAACAAAAGGATAGTTTAAATATTTAAATATATTTCCTTTCCAAAATAAAAAATCCATCACTTTATGTGATGGATTTTTTATTTTAACTATATTTCTAATTCAATTATCTAATTACTTTTTTAGTAACAGTTATTCCTTCTTCTGAGGTAATTTGAACCAACAAAACTTGATTTGTTAAACCATTACCAATTGTAGTTTGACTAGCGTTAATGTCTTTTCTCTCTTCTAACAATCTACCTCTGATATCAAATACTTTGATAGAACTCATAATAGTATTACCTGAATTAACTACGAACTCATTATTTTGGCTGTAAATAATTACATTATTAGTTGTAAATACTGGGTTTCGAATTCCTAATTGCGTAGTGTATACAATTTCAAAACGGTCAGAAAACGTTCCTGCTGTTGATGCAAAACTATATGCGCCCGTATTCAAATTGTGAATGACAGCCGTCAAATTGTCTTTCAGATAAATTGATTGTGCTCCTCCTGTAAATATTCCGTCTAAATGGTCAATAGCTATCGTATAGTCACCTGCATTTGCAACTTTAAAATTTAAAGGCACAATATCATTAATATCAAATGGCAATGCTCTTCCCTGAATTGCATAGCGAGTAGTCCCTATTAATGAAGTTAAAGCAATATCCCCATCATTAATATACCTTCCATCAATTCCGGAATCAACATCCTGAGTGGCATTGGTACAATAACCAACCAAAGTTTGAGAAAATGATCCTGTGGCATTAGTCGCGTTCAACCAAATTCTGTTTCTTTCAATGGTATCCGTATCATTTGTATTTTTAAAAAACTGATTGTCATGATTATTAACACGCATGGAGTTATTAAAATTAAGCGCCGTTCCATTTCCTGATCCTTCAACAAAGAATCCTTGACCAGTTTGAATAACACCATTCAAATCAGTAACCTCTGCTTCTCCATTATCAGTAAAACCCAATGAATTCCATGAGCAATAACTTGGACTAGAAGCATTATTGGTTTTTCTCCAAAAATAGAGTGTTCCGGTTATGTTAGTGCTATTAGCAGCAACAAAATTAGTTGCATTCAAAGGTGAAGGATAAGGGTTTCCAACCAGATTGAATCGGTTTCCGACTCCACCATCAACCATAGTCAAACTATAATTGCCATTATTAGGAACTCCTGTAAAACGACCTTCCCAAATGGCTGCATTGGTGGTTGGATGATTGTTGGGTATTCTGATTAAATAACCTTTGGCCGTAGCAAAAGTAGTAACTGCAGGGTTTACAACCGTATACAGATTGGTATTGCTAGTGGTAGCTGGAGCTACTATGGCTTCATAAGTGGTATAGGTATAAAACCGATTAGTCAAAGTTAAGGGTGAAAAATTCAAAAGTGTCTGACTACCGCTAACCGGACTCGACCATAAAGTATAATCCAAGCGTTTCAATAATGAACTATTGCGTTTCATAACTATGTCACCGGTATTCGGATTAGTAGTTCCTCCTTGAATCAAGTTGGCATTATTATTAAATGTGACTAAACTTCCTGCTGCTACTGTCATTGCCCCATTCAGATTTACTGTATCTCCAGAAGAAATGATTACAGTTGCATTATTAGTAACCGTTAAGGAGCAAGCAGTAATTCCTGCACCTCCCGAAGTGAAAGCCGTGGCTATAACTGCTGTAGTTGTTGCAGTAGGCGTTCCATTATCCCAGGCCGGAGTTGTTGCCGGAGCTGTAATAGTCCACGTTGTTGTAGCAATAGTAACAGTAGTTGCGCCGGAATAGACTTCATTACACGCACCATTTTGTACAACCGCTCTAAATTGAGTAGTTGCGGTTAATGGATTTGATGTAAAAGTTGTCGCAGTATTAGTGATGGGTGTCCAGGAAGTAAAAGGACTTACCGAAGATTCCCAACGGGTGATTGTTCCGGTATGTCCTGACAAACTCAATACTCCGCTTGTCGAACCCGGACAAATGGAAGTTCCTCCTGTTACATTGCCTCCCACAGTAGTAGGAAACACCAAAACATTGGCATTATCTGTTATAGTAATTCCGTTGCTATCTTTTACAGTAACTGTATAGTTGATTGTTCCGGCTGATGAAGTTGGAGGAGAAACTATAGCCTGAGTTCCCAATCCACCACTCCACAAATAAGTGTAAGGGGCATCTCCTCCGGTTGGTGTAGCTGTAAGTGTAACGGTGTCGTTCAAACAAAATGAACCATAGCCCGAAATCAAAACACTATAAGTTCCGCCTTTAATACCTGTAAATGCCGAAATTTGTCCTGCTGTTAATGAAGCTCCGGTTGTAGTAAAGCTGTTGCTGTCTAAAGCCGTGTATTTTATCCAGGGATTAGTAGCCTGATTGAAAGTTCCGTTTAACTGACCTCCGCTAATATCTCCTTCTGTTCCTGATATATCAGCTGCCACATAATTTGCGGTTACAGTAGCTACAGCTCCGGTTATTCCCGATTGTTTTACTTTCCAGTAACGTGTTATATTGTTGGTAGTACTGGAGTTATCAGGGTGAATAGCATCTATGACTGAAATTCCGATATAGGCGCTTGAAAAGGTTCCGGCTGTTACATTTACAGTAATAGGGGAATAATCGATAGTGTCTGTCATATCCCCTATTGGGAAAGTATATGAACCTGTTCCCGTATATGTTCTGCGTAACTCTCCTGTTCCGCTTGCAAAAATCATATTGGTGGTCGAAAAACTTCCCGAAACGGCGGATGCTCCCAAAAGTAAATTATAATTTCCAATATCTAAAATACCAGAAGTAAGGGTTAAGGTTCCATTTATGGTAGCATTTGTTGCTAAAGACACACCGCCTTCAGTATTATTAATTGTTAAATTATTGAATACTGGTGCAGCATTACCGGCAATAGTTTGGTGCTCACTCCCGATCATAACTATAGTTTTGCCTGTAAAATCTACAGATTGATTCAATGTTAAATTATCAGTAATATTTAAAGAACTTGGAAAAACAGCCCCTGTTCCATTAATAATTAAATTATGATAGGCTTGTAAACCAAAATTAGGATTAACAATTGTCTGACTAGTTCCCGAATAGATTACAGTATTTTCAATTGCTCCTGAACTAAAGCTTCCACTTAATGTAAATGTCCCACCTATTTGCATAACATTATCAGTTAATGGCCGTAAAGTAGCCCCTGAATTAATGGTGATATTATTGAAATTAGTGGAACCCGCCATAGTTGCATCAGCATTGGTAAAAATAACATTACTTGTCCCTGTTCCCGGATTGTAGGTTCCGTTGTTAATCCAGGCTCCAGCTCCATTGTTAACGGTAAACTGAGAATTGGCAGGAGCATTTAAAATCCCTCCTGCATCAATATTTAAAGACCCTAATAATACTAATGGATTTAATGTCGGATCATTTGGAGTCGTTGCTGCATCCGGAATATATACTACGGTAAGGTCAGATGGTGTGGCATTAGGTGTCCAGTTCGCAGCTGTAGTCCAGGAATCACTCACAGAACCATTCCACGTAAGTGAACCTGCAGCCGATTCATCTAATGTTAACAAAACCTGACCAAAGGTACCTGTGAAATAAAGTCCAACATTTACATTAGTCAATTCTACCCAGTTTTCGGTTGTATTATAATTTGATCTTCCTTGTTCTATAGTTGTAGTTGATGGCACTATATAAGCCCAGTCCACCAATTTGTTTTCGGCATTACTGTTCAATTCCGAATCTAAATAATGGGCTTTAATTACTGCTTTTGTCCCTGAAGCTCCTGTTTGAATAAAATCATAGGTTCTGCTTATGGCTCCTGTTCTCCAGTTTGGTGTAGTACCAATAGCAATTTTCAAACTCATGGATGTTGGTAAGGTTCCAATGTTAGGAAATATGATCGAAGTATAAGTGTTTCCGAATGTATAAAGTGTATTGGAAGTGATGCTGTTTCGGGTTACAATACCGGTCACATCTCCAATTCCTGTATTGGTAGCAACTCCGCCCATGGTTAATGTATAACTTCCCATAGTCAAACTTCCAACGGTTGAAGAAGGATTGGACGTAGGCAGATTCAGCACTTCATTAACTGTAATATTCCCAGCGGCCGAAGCACCTCCGGTAGATGATGACGTTAAATTTTGATAAGTTCCCGCCACTATTGTTTGGGCAGAAGAAGTAGCATTGTAATTTATGGTGCCTCCTGTTCCACTCCATGTTTTCCCTGATGGAATTGGTAACGAGCTTATATTTTGTGTAGCTATTGTTCCATTATTCGTAATAGTGGTTAAAGTCCCTGTTAAAGCATTGGTTCCCATATTAAGCGTTTGCCCCAAAGCTGTTGTCAAAGTTCCATTGACTACAACGGGATTCAAAATCGTAACAGTATTAGAAGCTATAGTATTAATACTTAAATTATTTAATAAATTGGTAGTTCCCAAAGTTGTTTGGTCAAAACTCAAAGATGGACTAACCGCTCCACTTATAGTTAAATTACTGGAAGCACTCCCTTTTAATCCCCCTGAAGTAGTATTGGTTATCGCTCCGTTAAGGGTTAATATATTACCATTGATATCAACTTTACCTCCGTTAATTGTTAAATCACTACTAACAGTTGTTGCTCCGGATAAAGTAGTATTTCCTAAAACTATAAAGTTCTCAGCTGTCCCGTTAAAAGATGCATAATTGGTTGAAGGATTGGCTACCATAACGATATCATCCAATCCAAATTCGTCAAAATCAGTACTGCCTGAAACAGCCGAACCTGTCCATCTGAAATAGTAATAATTGTTATTGGCTATGCTCAAACTGGTTAGAGTCACTACACGATAATAAGATTTCCAAGTGGGTGAGGCATCAGCTGTTGTCGGCGATGTTACATTTAGCCCAGATATTGAAGTATAGGTGGAATTGTCGGCCGAATGACTAAAATTAAAACTACTCGATGCCGCCTGATCATTGTAGATATATATTTTATAGCCGATACTTACCGAAGTTACCGGAGCTCCTGTTTGATTCTGAAAACGCAACGTAACAGAACCCGGGACAAAATCACTAGTGGCTGGTTTAATTCCTAAGGAGTAATTATTAGTAGAGGTATCAAAAGCATAAACACCCCCAACGCTAACAGCACCGGAAGCCGTTCCTCTGTCATAATCCTGACTGTCTGTACTGGTTCCTCCAAAAGAAATAGCGCCATCACTAAATCCGGTAATAGCCCAAGCATTAGAATTTAATTCCCCGCCAGTTAGTGTAGGTGACATTCCTGCCGCCTGATAAGTTCCTTCATTTACACCATCGACTGTTGTGTCAAAAGTGATAGAATTAACCGTATTGGTATTATAAATCTGCCAACCAACAGGAGCATTTAGTGTAGTTCTGTTTCCAGTTGCCGGAC is part of the Flavobacterium sangjuense genome and harbors:
- a CDS encoding peptide chain release factor 3; the encoded protein is MSFLKEIERRRTFGIISHPDAGKTTLTEKLLLFGGAIQEAGAVKNNKIKKGATSDFMEIERQRGISVSTSVLAFNYQGKKINILDTPGHKDFAEDTFRTLTAVDSVIVVIDVAKGVEEQTEKLVAVCRMRHIPIIVFINKLDREGKDAFDLMDEVEQKLGLSVTPLSFPIGMGYDFQGIYNIWEQNINLFSGDSRKNIEDTIAFSDIESPELEKIIGEKPAVKLRDELELISEVYPAFDREQYLAGNLQPVFFGSALNNFGVRELLDCFVEIAPAPRPKESETRLVKPEEQKMAGFVFKIHANMDPKHRDRLAFVKIVSGTFERNKPYLHVRQGKNLKFSSPNAFFAEKKEIVDISYPGDIVGLHDTGNFKIGDTLTEGEIMSFKGIPSFSPEHFRYINNADPLKAKQLDKGIDQLMDEGVAQLFTLEMNNRKVIGTVGALQYEVIQYRLEHEYGAKCSYETFPVHKACWVKPDDPKGEEFKEFKRIKQKFLAHDKYGQLVFLADSEFTIQMTQSKFPSVKLFFTSEFD
- a CDS encoding signal peptidase, whose protein sequence is MKKLLKLYLLSFILLSDFVAFAQPGDDDGGGGGGLEGGDPQPAPINGKLILLAIAGVLFVIYTFRKNKRIV
- a CDS encoding T9SS sorting signal type C domain-containing protein, whose translation is MKKLLHITSTRISFAIICFGFCFLGYGQATVFSDTFTISAGASYTTSTGAVGSSANWNLTSSGVDYGVRINSGIMSLSNDATASANSNGWVLSSTATGSFAVPYSTTLNANPGIVTWTFNMRQQQPNPSGFASGNYGNAFILAGTSGTTNSSGTGYAVILGNSGKTDPLKLVSYSAGLQSTTQILASNTTGLTDFGNAYLSVKVTYTPSTNTWQLFVRSDGTTFLDPNTGSLTSQGTATNSTYTGTVLPIMGAFWNSSTKNNQTASFDNVKVTVAVPTITSISPPSKVAGAGAFTLTVNGTGFVNGTSTVKWNGSTRATTFVSATQLTAAILSTDITSSGSAAITVANGAAVSNGQTFTIDPAGVPNISLSTSSLTNMTTVTGTVSSAQTYTVSGNNLTADVIVTAPTNFEVSPNGTTYSAAITLTRTGNVLVGQPVTVYARVKSTAPSGLYTTTIDHTTTGGSTKTIGVSATVIAAKPSTQATSVNFTTVTSTTFTVNWTNGNGANHIVLIRSGSAVNSSPVDGVTYASINSFGAGSEIGTGNFVIYSGSSNTVSITGLQPNTNYYVAVYDYNGSGGTESYLTTSPATGNRTTLNAPVGWQIYNTNTVNSITFDTTVDGVNEGTYQAAGMSPTLTGGELNSNAWAITGFSDGAISFGGTSTDSQDYDRGTASGAVSVGGVYAFDTSTNNYSLGIKPATSDFVPGSVTLRFQNQTGAPVTSVSIGYKIYIYNDQAASSSFNFSHSADNSTYTSISGLNVTSPTTADASPTWKSYYRVVTLTSLSIANNNYYYFRWTGSAVSGSTDFDEFGLDDIVMVANPSTNYASFNGTAENFIVLGNTTLSGATTVSSDLTINGGKVDINGNILTLNGAITNTTSGGLKGSASSNLTISGAVSPSLSFDQTTLGTTNLLNNLSINTIASNTVTILNPVVVNGTLTTALGQTLNMGTNALTGTLTTITNNGTIATQNISSLPIPSGKTWSGTGGTINYNATSSAQTIVAGTYQNLTSSSTGGASAAGNITVNEVLNLPTSNPSSTVGSLTMGSYTLTMGGVATNTGIGDVTGIVTRNSITSNTLYTFGNTYTSIIFPNIGTLPTSMSLKIAIGTTPNWRTGAISRTYDFIQTGASGTKAVIKAHYLDSELNSNAENKLVDWAYIVPSTTTIEQGRSNYNTTENWVELTNVNVGLYFTGTFGQVLLTLDESAAGSLTWNGSVSDSWTTAANWTPNATPSDLTVVYIPDAATTPNDPTLNPLVLLGSLNIDAGGILNAPANSQFTVNNGAGAWINNGTYNPGTGTSNVIFTNADATMAGSTNFNNITINSGATLRPLTDNVMQIGGTFTLSGSFSSGAIENTVIYSGTSQTIVNPNFGLQAYHNLIINGTGAVFPSSLNITDNLTLNQSVDFTGKTIVMIGSEHQTIAGNAAPVFNNLTINNTEGGVSLATNATINGTLTLTSGILDIGNYNLLLGASAVSGSFSTTNMIFASGTGELRRTYTGTGSYTFPIGDMTDTIDYSPITVNVTAGTFSSAYIGISVIDAIHPDNSSTTNNITRYWKVKQSGITGAVATVTANYVAADISGTEGDISGGQLNGTFNQATNPWIKYTALDSNSFTTTGASLTAGQISAFTGIKGGTYSVLISGYGSFCLNDTVTLTATPTGGDAPYTYLWSGGLGTQAIVSPPTSSAGTINYTVTVKDSNGITITDNANVLVFPTTVGGNVTGGTSICPGSTSGVLSLSGHTGTITRWESSVSPFTSWTPITNTATTFTSNPLTATTQFRAVVQNGACNEVYSGATTVTIATTTWTITAPATTPAWDNGTPTATTTAVIATAFTSGGAGITACSLTVTNNATVIISSGDTVNLNGAMTVAAGSLVTFNNNANLIQGGTTNPNTGDIVMKRNSSLLKRLDYTLWSSPVSGSQTLLNFSPLTLTNRFYTYTTYEAIVAPATTSNTNLYTVVNPAVTTFATAKGYLIRIPNNHPTTNAAIWEGRFTGVPNNGNYSLTMVDGGVGNRFNLVGNPYPSPLNATNFVAANSTNITGTLYFWRKTNNASSPSYCSWNSLGFTDNGEAEVTDLNGVIQTGQGFFVEGSGNGTALNFNNSMRVNNHDNQFFKNTNDTDTIERNRIWLNATNATGSFSQTLVGYCTNATQDVDSGIDGRYINDGDIALTSLIGTTRYAIQGRALPFDINDIVPLNFKVANAGDYTIAIDHLDGIFTGGAQSIYLKDNLTAVIHNLNTGAYSFASTAGTFSDRFEIVYTTQLGIRNPVFTTNNVIIYSQNNEFVVNSGNTIMSSIKVFDIRGRLLEERKDINASQTTIGNGLTNQVLLVQITSEEGITVTKKVIR